cacagcagagctgcagcagctccagaaTGAGCATGACACTCTGCTGGAGAGACACAATAAAATCCTCCAGGAAAACATAAGCAAGGAGGCAGAACTCCGTGAGAGGTGAGATGGCAAAACTTGAAGTTTGTATTTGTCATTAGATGACCCTATCTTGACTGGAATTTACTGTACCGCCATGCAGTCACACTCCATAtctcagatttctctttttaatttttgtaatcATGAGGCTTAAGCACACGTGCAAGGTTCAGCTATTTATGATAGACAAATCTATcattcttctctcctttcttgtTGTAGGTAATCGCTGCAGATTATTGACTCTCAAGTCTCTACACCCTTCCTTTAATTTCCCCTTACTCTGTTTCTACCATCAGGCTGCTGTCAGTGCAGTCAGAAAATGTGGGACTGCGGACAGACCTGTCTCAGGCTCAGGCTGACCTGTCATCGCAGGTCGAGGCACAGCGCCAGACGTATAGGGAGCAGCTGAGGAAGCTACAGGATGACCACCGAGTCACCGTGGAAACCCTGCAAAACCAACTGACGCGTGTTGAGGGTCAACTTTTCATCCTGCAGAGCCAGAACAGTAAGAAAGCCAgtaaatcaaaaacaattaaatactGAGAATTAGATCCAGGAAACAGTCAAATGGGTGTGGTTACACAGTAATGTATGTAGAATATAGTGCAGTTGTTTCAAAGCAGCAAGTGTTGAGTTCATTATATTAATTTTTCTAGTGTTTGCTCTTGTCTTGGGGGGGGTTGTGTTTATCAGTGGCACTGGAAGCTCATTCATCACCTCCCACACATCTGTCCCCTGGACTCAAACAGCAAATACACGTAGTGATGACTAGGAAAGGAAGGTGCGTGTGCGCTCGAGTGTTTCTTCTGTCACTTCAGCACAGCCAGGTGTTTGTGAGGCTCCTGAGTTTTGTTCCCGCCTCTCAGTGTGGGAAACTGCTCAATGTGACATCTGGACAGACTCATCATTAGTGGCTCTCAAATGCATACCAGAATTAGTCTGATATATGGTGCCAATATGAGCTCTTCGTGAAATTTATTTTGAGCCTTTTTATCAGTATACTGGGATTCAGTAGCAGTTAAATGACAATTGGACCATGAGATGACTGTCCTCTAGACAGTTTTTACTGCGGtcttagatttttttattcatgaaacacaaactgttatGTCAACATCTACAGCTTCAAATAATCTATTTTTCTTGTCATGCTTTTCCCAGTGTATTCTGAAATATAAACAGTTTAACAGTAAATAACCAAAAACAAGTTAGAAAATTGTGGATGTCCTACTTTGTGTGTAGTTCTCTGTGGTACAGACTTTTGTTATATTGTTGCTTTATATATAATAGCTAAGAATAGTTATTTTACTCATAATaagaaacacatttgatttgttcatgttttatcaCTTTTGTTGTGAACAGTTAGCCCTCACACTGTAACTATTATTGTTAATCCCAGGTAAACTCAAAGGACAAAAAAGTGATGTGCACATCGAACAAGACTATTATTTTGGTTATCTTGCTTAGCTCTATCAGAGAGCGAGCACTAGACTGGAGGTGGAAAGGTGATGAGACTGGATGGGAGAGTCCAGTATGAAGTTCATTAATCGCTATCTTCTCCTTTGTCCACCCACTCCCACAAGCACCCCATCCTTCCTCCCAATCCTCTCTTCACACTTGTTCATTGTGTATACCAGCAGATCTTGTTAACAGAAGAATGTGTCTAGTGCCCCCTCATGTCACAATGAAATAGGACACTGACCCCCAGCTTGGTGGGAAATTAAATAGCAATTAATTTTACAGGATTGTACATACTGCATAGATATGAAAAGTATTGAGGTATTCCCCGATTAATTTAAGATGCTTTCACAAATCTTTGACTTGAATTACATCTTGTCTGACACACATAAGCACATGATGGTGGGTGATCATATGATGTAATACTCTAATCAGTGCATGATAAAGTAAACTCATTACATGTTATAGTGAAATTATCTGtttaatttcatccatttttaaatgtaatctACTCTTAATTGATAGTAACTGCAAATTAAAGTGTAAATTTCTGTTATTATTCTCTACTTTTTGACCAAACATTGTTCTTGTACAAATTATACTCTTGTTTTTCAGGTACAATGTCAGTGCAGTCTAATCATAAGCCTTTGACATCAGACCCTCAGCGCAAAATCACAGATCAAAACCAGGCAGGTCTGGGACAAGTGGCCCTCAGCGACCTTCAGTCTATGGCGAGAGAAGAGGGTGAGGGTATGGAGACCACTGAGACTGAGAGACCCTCCCCTGCAGTCACACCCCTTCCCTCGCTGGAGCAGCTTCTGACATCTCCAGATCCCAAACAAGGTCAGTTTTACAGCAGAGGTGCAACATGGCAATTTAAAACCATGGTCACTCTGTTGGGATCCTAGAATGGAAATTTttgaaaactatttaaaaatagAGACAGTGAGAAGGTATAGAAATGATTCAAAACATTCATTTACTTCTGAGCAATTGTGCTCATCCGCCTAGTGTAAAAAATAAGACAGTGGGTGATGCACACATTTGGCTGGAAACTTTGTGAATCACATTCTTTATTTGTGAATGTTTCTGGTTTTAATGCCTAGAGCCATTTGTGTGGACAGTGGAGCCTTCCAAAGAGGAGTTAAATCAAAAGCTGACCACAGCCAACCGCAGCATGGAGCACATGAACAGCCTGTTGCACGAAACTGAGGCCACAAACGCTGTTCTCATGGAGCAGATAACTGTATGTATTTGTacacacacaggacaaagaCAACTGGCtgacatgtttgggttttttttatattttgcatccAAATTTTAAATATAAGATTAGTTTTAAGGGATTTCATGTGCAATTTGAAAATACGTCTCCAAAACTGCTTCATTTTGACAGCTTTGGCTACAAGCAGAAATTATTGGATGAATTCAATTTCTTTGATTTTAGTGTGATCTTGATGACAGTTTCTGATTTCTTGATTTGTGCAATCAATATTCCAAAACCGACAGATACTGAATTTAATACCATACAAAACAAAGATTAGTAATCCTTTACAAACATTGACAGAATAGATCTGCAGACATTAACCCAAACCACTCCATATTCATGATCttgtaaattttatttcagcCAGGCAAAACAGTCAAATCTTCACTGACCTGTCACCGGTGACCAAAATCAGGTCTTTTAAGCAGTCATTAGTTTGAGACACACTAACTTAAAAAGACCGATATGCTCCCACTGTGATATCAAACAGCCTGGCGTTGTTCAGTGTCCCGTCTTTGTCCAGGAGAAAGTAGAACTTGTGTCCTTTGACCCTGAGGGGGATGAATGAGGGAGACTCATGTCTGTGAGCGTGACAGGCTACCTCCGAGAGCGGGACTGTTATTTTCTGGCCTCGTCCTGGTCCCAAAGGTGACTGTGTGTAAACTGACACCATCTTCCCACCTTGATGTAAAACCACCTGGCTCACAGAGCGACGGCAGAACAGGATCCCGAGACCGACTATCCCAGCTCCTATTGCCAGGCATCCCAGCGTGAAGCCGTACCTCCAGGTGTTGGAGCCCAGGTTCATCTCGAAGCTCCAGAACCCGGCCAGTCCGGTGGTGGTGGTTGGCGCTCTGCTGCCTCTCCCTT
This portion of the Echeneis naucrates chromosome 21, fEcheNa1.1, whole genome shotgun sequence genome encodes:
- the tmem223 gene encoding transmembrane protein 223 — encoded protein: MGLQRLLCGALEFYSRQFRLAKVQLQVFRSPGSCQSHRLISVSRLCSKIFVGKSSSRAVHTQPAARRSFSSFTQPPKDVTLFQHDRTRFFRLLSVFCGGQFVFWTYMAHFAYTELRHTGAATDKGRGSRAPTTTTGLAGFWSFEMNLGSNTWRYGFTLGCLAIGAGIVGLGILFCRRSVSQVVLHQGGKMVSVYTQSPLGPGRGQKITVPLSEVACHAHRHESPSFIPLRVKGHKFYFLLDKDGTLNNARLFDITVGAYRSF